A genomic stretch from Puniceicoccus vermicola includes:
- a CDS encoding DUF3108 domain-containing protein — translation MKLRLLYLFLGVLCLGISQSSALEPNFRPGEALRYDLKWSVFQVGYARLQVHDLEEYQGEPAWHFSFHVRTNSFADKFFKVRTRIDTWVSEDLTRTLYYKEKKREGKTKRDIEVTFDWDKMEATYANHGKKKEPVALPEGPVLDPVGAVYYFRSIPPVKGSTYTFAVTDGKKAVAISLPINNEEKIKVEAGHFNTFKIQPQTGELGGVFEKSSDSEVNLWFTSDRLNYPVQVQGEVTVGSFWAELTKIEWRTPEELD, via the coding sequence ATGAAACTCCGCCTTCTCTACCTTTTCCTCGGGGTGTTGTGCCTTGGGATCTCTCAATCCTCCGCGCTGGAGCCTAATTTTAGGCCGGGCGAAGCGTTGCGCTATGATCTGAAATGGAGTGTTTTTCAAGTGGGCTATGCCCGTCTTCAGGTCCACGATCTCGAAGAGTATCAGGGTGAGCCCGCTTGGCACTTTTCGTTTCACGTCCGCACCAACAGCTTTGCCGATAAATTTTTCAAGGTGAGAACTCGAATCGATACGTGGGTCTCCGAGGATCTCACCCGAACCCTATATTATAAGGAGAAGAAACGGGAGGGAAAGACCAAACGAGACATTGAGGTGACCTTTGACTGGGACAAGATGGAGGCCACCTACGCCAATCATGGGAAGAAAAAGGAACCAGTTGCCCTCCCTGAGGGGCCTGTGCTCGACCCCGTCGGCGCGGTCTATTATTTTCGCAGCATCCCGCCTGTGAAAGGAAGCACCTACACTTTTGCGGTCACCGATGGGAAGAAAGCGGTGGCGATTTCACTTCCGATCAATAACGAGGAGAAGATCAAAGTGGAGGCTGGGCACTTCAATACGTTCAAGATCCAGCCGCAAACCGGAGAGCTCGGGGGCGTCTTTGAGAAAAGCAGCGACTCAGAGGTGAACCTTTGGTTTACCTCCGACCGCCTCAACTATCCGGTTCAGGTCCAGGGTGAGGTAACCGTCGGTAGTTTCTGGGCGGAGCTGACCAAGATCGAGTGGCGCACTCCGGAAGAGCTGGATTGA
- a CDS encoding NADH-quinone oxidoreductase subunit A yields MAISDFLPVLIQVCLAVVIGAVIILASVVVGQRGRKNKIKDTAYECGVPPAGKSRTRYAVKFYVTAMLFILFDIEVVFLIPWLLSYREFLVNSIPIVAPMAVFFGIFILGLVYELKKGAIEWER; encoded by the coding sequence ATGGCAATCTCTGACTTTCTTCCGGTTTTGATCCAGGTATGTCTCGCTGTTGTGATTGGAGCGGTGATCATCCTGGCCAGCGTCGTTGTCGGTCAACGCGGCAGAAAGAACAAGATCAAGGACACGGCCTACGAATGCGGGGTGCCGCCCGCCGGAAAATCGCGGACTCGATACGCGGTCAAATTCTATGTCACGGCGATGCTTTTTATCCTCTTCGATATCGAAGTGGTCTTCCTCATCCCATGGCTTCTCAGCTATCGCGAGTTTCTCGTGAACAGCATCCCGATCGTCGCCCCTATGGCCGTATTTTTTGGAATCTTCATCCTCGGCCTCGTTTACGAGTTGAAGAAAGGTGCCATCGAATGGGAGCGCTAA
- a CDS encoding diadenylate cyclase, which yields MHLERFITKSRIVEITSKDLLGALEELLSVCDVEELEQYGKKKLLKELLDREHTITTNLGNGVALPHVRVPMKRRYIMAIGRCPEGLTYDGSDDYRDVKLVLLLLASENARNYLNALAAIAGVFQDKRVVERLMMPGTLNDFRTDIKATLGGDPQMPRQKPTRINRLILREAEKIAMSARCRSVLIFGDTFAGGVELTRSFKDLKTILVTQAGAETVEDGGKVTEFLPIRSFSHHRMSQLRSAILIGLTRGIFEPDELICCVGGLPQSNRFDSILVVDVAREFQTLFSDKSHTLPPSLRPEVMERVLAIAMELGLEGREGKKVGCLFVLGDTQKVLEYSKPLVLNPFYGYREEDRNVLNPFMDETVKEFSSIDGAFIIRGNGVIEAAGTLLRAPEYPDLPGGLGARHAAAAAITKSTRSLAIVVSESTGQVTLFSHGDMVSLLGHPVGGNF from the coding sequence ATGCATCTTGAGCGCTTCATCACCAAATCACGCATCGTTGAGATAACGAGCAAGGACCTCCTGGGTGCGCTAGAAGAACTGCTCAGCGTTTGCGACGTCGAAGAGCTCGAGCAATACGGCAAAAAGAAACTTCTCAAAGAACTGCTCGACCGCGAGCACACGATCACGACCAACCTCGGCAACGGAGTGGCTCTCCCCCACGTCCGCGTTCCGATGAAGCGTCGTTACATCATGGCCATAGGCCGCTGCCCGGAAGGCCTGACCTACGACGGGTCGGATGACTACCGCGACGTAAAGCTGGTCCTTCTCCTCCTCGCCTCCGAAAACGCCCGGAACTATCTCAACGCCTTGGCCGCCATCGCCGGAGTGTTCCAAGACAAGCGGGTCGTCGAGCGGCTAATGATGCCGGGCACGCTGAACGATTTCCGCACGGACATTAAGGCCACGCTGGGTGGAGATCCGCAGATGCCCCGCCAGAAGCCGACCCGAATCAATCGACTCATCCTCCGGGAGGCGGAAAAAATCGCCATGAGCGCGCGCTGCCGGTCAGTTCTTATTTTTGGCGACACCTTTGCCGGAGGAGTTGAGCTCACGCGTAGTTTCAAAGATCTGAAGACGATCCTCGTCACCCAAGCGGGGGCCGAAACGGTCGAGGACGGCGGGAAAGTCACCGAGTTTCTCCCGATTCGATCGTTTTCCCACCACCGGATGTCGCAGCTGCGATCGGCGATCCTCATCGGCCTGACCCGGGGAATTTTTGAACCGGACGAACTCATTTGCTGCGTCGGCGGGCTACCTCAAAGCAATCGCTTTGATTCGATCCTCGTCGTCGATGTGGCTCGGGAATTCCAGACCCTCTTCTCGGATAAAAGCCATACATTGCCGCCCTCTCTTCGCCCTGAGGTCATGGAGCGGGTACTTGCCATTGCCATGGAGCTCGGGTTGGAAGGCCGCGAAGGCAAGAAAGTGGGCTGCCTCTTCGTCCTCGGCGACACTCAAAAGGTCTTGGAATACTCGAAGCCTCTCGTCCTCAACCCGTTTTACGGATATCGCGAGGAAGACCGCAACGTGCTGAATCCCTTCATGGACGAAACGGTGAAAGAATTTTCCTCGATCGACGGAGCCTTTATTATCCGGGGCAACGGTGTCATCGAAGCCGCCGGCACCCTCCTCCGCGCGCCCGAATATCCCGACCTCCCAGGAGGCCTTGGAGCGCGCCACGCTGCCGCCGCAGCGATCACGAAGAGCACCCGCAGCCTGGCCATCGTCGTCTCGGAAAGCACCGGCCAAGTTACCCTTTTCTCACACGGAGACATGGTTTCTCTTCTCGGCCACCCAGTTGGTGGTAATTTTTGA
- the rpmG gene encoding 50S ribosomal protein L33: protein MPRDTIILECTEARKENQRPSRYMSTRNKKVQTERVEKKKYNPYLKRHTVHKELKSAK, encoded by the coding sequence ATGCCACGCGATACAATCATTCTAGAGTGCACTGAGGCCCGCAAAGAAAACCAGCGTCCCTCACGCTACATGTCCACCCGCAACAAGAAGGTTCAGACCGAGCGGGTCGAGAAAAAGAAGTACAACCCGTACTTGAAGCGCCACACAGTTCATAAGGAACTGAAGAGCGCCAAGTAA
- a CDS encoding permease: MLLNAADWLVYGLLGIDPNTRFGGAVQFFVYDSMKIFLLLAGMIFIIGVLRTFLPERKLREWMGRGGVWGNVIAAVFGAVTPFCSCSSIPIFIGFLRAGVPLGICFSFLITSPIINEYLVVLMAADFGIPITLVYVGSGLLIGVVAGFVLGKLKMEKHLEDEFAESSVPESRGPENFRERIRFAVGEVVGVIRAIWIWVLVGVAIGSFLHNYVPQETIHRWMEMTGVFSVPIATFLGVPLYGSCAAIVPVAVVLFEKGIPIGTALSFMMAMSALSLPEAVMLRRTMKLPLIALFFAITAGAIMATGYLLNALARFL, translated from the coding sequence ATGTTGCTGAATGCCGCGGATTGGCTCGTTTACGGTCTTCTCGGAATAGATCCCAACACCCGCTTCGGCGGGGCGGTTCAGTTCTTCGTCTATGATTCGATGAAGATCTTCCTGCTGTTGGCGGGGATGATCTTCATCATCGGCGTACTGCGCACCTTTCTCCCGGAGCGGAAGCTTCGGGAGTGGATGGGCCGCGGAGGGGTTTGGGGGAACGTCATCGCGGCGGTTTTTGGCGCGGTGACTCCGTTCTGCTCCTGTTCCTCGATCCCGATTTTTATCGGTTTTCTCCGCGCCGGGGTGCCGTTGGGGATTTGTTTCTCCTTTCTCATCACTTCACCGATTATTAATGAGTATCTCGTTGTGCTCATGGCTGCCGACTTCGGGATTCCCATCACCCTGGTTTATGTGGGGAGCGGGCTGTTGATTGGCGTCGTTGCTGGATTTGTTCTCGGGAAATTAAAGATGGAGAAACATCTTGAGGATGAGTTCGCCGAATCGTCGGTTCCCGAGAGTCGCGGTCCGGAGAATTTTCGCGAACGCATCCGCTTTGCGGTCGGCGAGGTCGTTGGTGTGATCCGGGCGATCTGGATCTGGGTGCTTGTCGGAGTTGCGATTGGCTCTTTTCTCCACAACTACGTGCCCCAAGAGACGATCCATCGCTGGATGGAGATGACGGGAGTCTTTTCGGTGCCAATCGCGACTTTCCTGGGGGTGCCGCTCTACGGCAGTTGTGCCGCCATTGTTCCTGTCGCCGTAGTCTTGTTTGAAAAGGGCATTCCCATTGGGACGGCGCTTTCCTTTATGATGGCCATGTCAGCCCTCAGTCTACCCGAGGCCGTGATGCTTCGGCGCACAATGAAACTGCCGTTAATCGCGTTGTTTTTCGCGATCACGGCAGGTGCAATTATGGCAACAGGTTACCTGTTGAACGCCCTCGCTAGATTTCTCTAG
- a CDS encoding arsenate reductase ArsC, protein MEKLKILFLCTGNSARSIMGEYILRKKASSRFETYSAGAAPKDGPHPLTLKVLRERFLIDASDARSKSLDEFKNVQFDFVITVCDNARESCPVWPGQPILAHWGSPDPAESNSESVFIAVATEIARRIDLFLNLPLSKLDQLRASIEEETRKIGEMTLAEQPCPSQTQSI, encoded by the coding sequence ATGGAAAAGTTAAAGATTCTCTTTCTCTGCACGGGGAATAGTGCGCGCAGCATCATGGGGGAGTATATCCTTCGGAAAAAGGCATCTTCCCGTTTTGAAACCTACAGTGCGGGTGCAGCTCCCAAGGATGGTCCTCATCCGTTGACCCTGAAGGTGCTGAGAGAGCGGTTCCTAATCGACGCTTCGGATGCGCGGAGCAAGTCGTTGGATGAATTCAAGAACGTCCAGTTCGACTTTGTCATCACTGTGTGTGATAACGCTCGGGAGAGCTGCCCTGTTTGGCCGGGGCAGCCCATCCTTGCTCACTGGGGCTCGCCGGATCCGGCTGAATCGAATTCGGAGTCCGTGTTCATCGCAGTGGCGACCGAGATCGCCCGCCGAATCGATCTCTTTCTCAACCTGCCCCTGAGTAAGCTCGACCAACTCCGGGCTTCGATTGAGGAGGAGACCCGCAAAATCGGGGAAATGACGTTGGCGGAGCAACCTTGTCCTTCTCAAACCCAAAGTATCTAA
- a CDS encoding ArsR/SmtB family transcription factor: MDVVRVYKCLCDVQRLRILNLLREGPLCVCHLMEILEADQVKMSKQLQYMKKLGMLEVERVAQWRIYRIATPTNPLVEENLRCLQDCGPEDLRFAEDLRKRKEVLARSDEGVVSACCASCSE, translated from the coding sequence ATGGATGTCGTTCGTGTCTATAAGTGTCTATGTGATGTGCAGCGGCTGCGTATCCTGAATTTGTTGCGGGAGGGGCCGCTCTGCGTTTGCCACCTCATGGAGATTCTCGAAGCCGATCAGGTAAAGATGTCGAAGCAGCTGCAGTATATGAAGAAGCTGGGGATGCTGGAGGTGGAGAGAGTTGCTCAGTGGAGGATTTATCGCATTGCGACTCCGACGAATCCGCTGGTGGAGGAGAATCTACGGTGTCTTCAGGATTGTGGCCCCGAGGATCTGCGGTTTGCCGAAGATCTTCGAAAGCGCAAAGAGGTATTGGCGAGGAGCGATGAGGGCGTGGTTTCTGCCTGCTGCGCCAGTTGTTCTGAATAA
- a CDS encoding Mrp/NBP35 family ATP-binding protein, protein MSAVTEEMVRSALSKVPYPGFTRDIVSFGIVKAVEVSGGDVSVSLALTSSDPAVAPALKKEAEAAISAIDGVTKAEVMVAVKSKKNPQEEEQSAPEESPMQKVRIAIAVASGKGGVGKSTFTANLACAMDRILREEGKPSSVGIMDCDIYGPSIPLMMGVNRRPEVVDGMIQPLENFGVRVMSMGFLVEEDIPVIWRGPMVMKTIQQFASNVDWGELEILFIDLPPGTGDAQLSLVQTVPLEGAVVVTTPQLAAVNVARRGAMMFDKVSVPLVGVAENMSYLLDEKSGDRQYLFGEGGGARTAEFLQTDLLGQVPLDPRIREGCDHGVPIVVSDPDLECSQVFRQIAQKIWDKFKLTKNDQSN, encoded by the coding sequence GTGTCAGCAGTTACGGAAGAAATGGTTCGCAGCGCGTTGTCAAAGGTGCCCTATCCAGGGTTCACCAGAGATATCGTTTCCTTTGGTATTGTGAAAGCCGTCGAGGTCTCTGGCGGGGATGTTTCCGTATCCCTTGCTCTGACCAGTTCAGATCCGGCGGTAGCCCCAGCGCTGAAGAAAGAAGCGGAAGCGGCGATTTCTGCGATCGATGGCGTCACAAAAGCCGAGGTGATGGTCGCTGTGAAGTCGAAGAAAAATCCGCAGGAGGAAGAGCAGTCTGCCCCTGAGGAAAGTCCGATGCAAAAAGTGCGGATTGCTATTGCTGTCGCCAGCGGCAAGGGCGGAGTCGGTAAATCGACGTTTACCGCGAACCTCGCTTGCGCAATGGACCGCATCTTGCGGGAAGAGGGCAAGCCCTCATCGGTCGGAATCATGGATTGCGATATTTACGGCCCCTCCATTCCGTTGATGATGGGGGTCAACCGTCGCCCGGAAGTGGTGGACGGGATGATCCAGCCGTTGGAAAATTTTGGGGTTCGGGTCATGTCTATGGGTTTTCTCGTCGAAGAGGATATTCCCGTCATCTGGCGTGGACCGATGGTGATGAAGACGATTCAGCAGTTCGCCAGCAATGTGGATTGGGGGGAGCTCGAGATCCTTTTTATCGATTTGCCGCCGGGAACCGGAGATGCCCAGCTCTCGCTCGTCCAGACCGTGCCGCTTGAAGGTGCTGTCGTCGTTACGACTCCCCAGTTGGCCGCGGTTAATGTCGCCCGTCGAGGGGCGATGATGTTTGATAAGGTCAGTGTCCCGCTGGTGGGAGTTGCCGAGAACATGAGCTACCTGCTGGATGAAAAGTCGGGAGATCGTCAATATCTCTTCGGCGAAGGGGGCGGGGCTCGTACCGCTGAATTTCTCCAAACCGATTTACTGGGCCAAGTTCCACTCGATCCCCGGATTCGGGAAGGCTGTGATCATGGCGTGCCCATTGTCGTCAGTGATCCTGATCTCGAATGTTCCCAAGTGTTCCGCCAAATCGCTCAGAAGATTTGGGATAAGTTCAAATTGACAAAGAATGATCAATCGAATTAG
- the metG gene encoding methionine--tRNA ligase has protein sequence MKKFYITTAIDYANGMPHLGHAYEKVLTDVIARSRRMVGEDVYFLTGMDEHGQKVQQSAQRQGIQPIEFTNGIAEHFLGLCKDLNISNDDFIRTTEERHRKVVQELLQRLYDAGEIYEAEYVGFYSTRAEQFVLEKDKIDGEWPEEFGEVQEIKERNYYFRQSRYQEWLIQFLRDNPDFIYPRYRLKQVQEFLKEPLNDLCISRPIERLSWGIPLPFDEKFVTYVWFDALVNYISAVGYGTPKFDEVWPADYHVIGKDIMLPPHSVYWPIMLHACGIELPKHLLVHGWWTLSGAKMSKSTGKVVNPLEMVDQFGADSFRYFVMREMTVGQDSDFSEDLFLNRYNGELGNDLGNLLSRLLNMGGRYAGGQVPAATISEEPEEILKKSWIDCWGKAREAFDGFLFHIALEEIFNFIKSINRYAEVRAPWKLAKSEDPADRVILETSLALMAEGLRLAAGALRPVMPEICERIFDLVGAQPVELWDDSMEWGSSLEGASLGEKTILFPRPER, from the coding sequence ATGAAAAAGTTCTACATAACCACCGCTATTGACTACGCCAACGGCATGCCCCACCTCGGGCATGCGTATGAGAAGGTTCTGACTGACGTCATTGCCCGGAGTCGTCGAATGGTCGGCGAGGACGTGTATTTCCTAACCGGCATGGACGAGCATGGGCAGAAGGTCCAACAATCTGCGCAGCGTCAGGGGATCCAGCCTATCGAATTCACGAACGGGATTGCCGAGCATTTTCTTGGTCTCTGCAAAGACCTGAATATCTCCAACGACGACTTTATTCGGACCACCGAAGAGCGCCACCGAAAGGTCGTGCAAGAGCTTCTGCAGCGCCTCTACGACGCAGGCGAGATCTATGAGGCTGAGTATGTTGGTTTTTACAGCACCCGCGCCGAACAGTTCGTTCTCGAAAAGGATAAGATCGACGGTGAGTGGCCTGAAGAATTTGGCGAAGTTCAGGAAATTAAGGAGCGCAATTACTATTTCCGTCAGAGCCGCTATCAGGAATGGTTGATTCAGTTTTTGCGGGACAATCCGGATTTCATTTATCCCCGTTACCGCCTGAAGCAGGTTCAGGAATTTCTCAAGGAACCTCTGAACGATCTCTGCATTTCGCGTCCGATCGAGCGACTCTCTTGGGGGATTCCACTTCCGTTCGATGAGAAATTTGTCACCTACGTGTGGTTTGATGCATTGGTGAACTACATATCGGCCGTGGGGTATGGCACGCCTAAGTTTGATGAAGTTTGGCCCGCGGACTATCACGTCATCGGCAAGGACATCATGCTTCCTCCGCACTCGGTTTATTGGCCGATCATGCTGCACGCTTGTGGAATTGAGTTGCCGAAGCACCTTCTTGTTCATGGCTGGTGGACACTCTCAGGTGCGAAAATGTCCAAGAGCACGGGCAAGGTCGTCAATCCTCTGGAGATGGTGGATCAGTTCGGCGCCGATTCGTTCCGCTACTTCGTCATGCGGGAGATGACTGTCGGCCAAGACAGCGATTTCTCCGAAGATCTATTCCTGAACCGCTACAATGGTGAGCTCGGGAATGACTTGGGCAATCTCCTGAGCCGTCTCCTCAACATGGGAGGTCGCTATGCCGGCGGACAGGTGCCGGCCGCAACGATTTCCGAGGAGCCCGAAGAAATCTTAAAGAAGAGCTGGATCGATTGTTGGGGGAAGGCCCGCGAAGCGTTCGACGGTTTCCTCTTCCACATCGCACTCGAAGAGATTTTCAACTTCATCAAATCGATCAATCGTTATGCTGAGGTCAGAGCTCCTTGGAAGTTGGCCAAGTCGGAGGATCCGGCCGATCGTGTCATTCTCGAAACCTCACTGGCGTTAATGGCTGAAGGCTTGCGTTTGGCTGCAGGAGCCCTGCGTCCGGTGATGCCGGAAATCTGCGAACGGATTTTCGATCTCGTTGGCGCGCAACCCGTCGAGCTTTGGGATGATTCGATGGAGTGGGGCTCTTCCCTGGAAGGAGCGTCTCTTGGGGAGAAGACGATTCTTTTCCCCCGTCCGGAACGCTGA
- a CDS encoding ATP-binding protein produces MSLDKKEGKRRFALSILCGMICLIVLWVGIYSYIRWSKEIWEKDERSRIGEVLVSLRSSLENQLYARIYYTKSVAAYVSLHPEIEDDEFHNLAAELVGTDEVINTMSLASDGVITAIHPTEGHEAAIGLNLLDHPERRRIVEQTIRTGKTYVAGPVELVEGGIAFISYTPIFDKTTDGPWEFWGMTDIVILESELFAAAGLSETEDNARIALRGYDGKGEAGAVFFGDPAVFDNNPVKVAIQLPDGEWILGGYPVGGWSGYLDQDRTMLILMVGSSAIIAVLISFLAGAIMKLRTSREQLRELDEDKNRLLSVIAHDLRSPISGVSSLSHELLEPGDSPLSEDQREILEMIHQSSNESLFLLENLLNWVRSREHGRMTHAEEVDLGLLCEDVRSSFQPALRSKSLVVHNKVPEGTKTFFDRRILETVLRNLTSNAIKYSPKGSMILIGVGEETDETMEIFVRDEGAGMSPQRIREILTAGRNRASLPVGREKGSGIGILICRDLLRRGGQEMRIESEEKKGTTVWFSLPKHSPSGEE; encoded by the coding sequence GTGTCATTAGACAAAAAAGAAGGTAAGCGCCGTTTCGCTCTGTCGATCTTGTGCGGGATGATATGTTTGATCGTTCTCTGGGTTGGAATCTACTCCTACATACGCTGGTCAAAGGAGATTTGGGAAAAGGATGAGAGAAGCCGAATCGGGGAGGTTTTGGTTTCCTTGAGGTCGAGCTTGGAGAATCAGCTCTACGCAAGGATTTACTACACCAAGAGCGTTGCCGCCTATGTTTCCCTCCATCCAGAAATTGAAGACGATGAATTTCACAATCTCGCCGCAGAACTGGTGGGGACGGATGAGGTCATCAATACCATGTCATTAGCTTCCGATGGGGTGATTACCGCAATCCATCCCACCGAAGGTCACGAAGCGGCGATCGGCTTGAACCTTTTGGATCACCCGGAGCGCCGCCGCATCGTCGAACAAACGATTCGTACCGGGAAGACCTATGTCGCCGGACCTGTCGAGTTAGTGGAAGGCGGGATCGCCTTCATCAGTTACACTCCGATTTTCGACAAGACGACCGACGGCCCGTGGGAATTTTGGGGAATGACCGATATTGTCATTCTGGAGAGTGAGCTCTTCGCTGCCGCTGGGCTGAGTGAAACGGAGGACAATGCCAGAATTGCTCTCAGAGGCTATGACGGAAAAGGGGAGGCGGGAGCTGTCTTTTTCGGGGATCCGGCAGTTTTTGACAATAATCCCGTCAAGGTCGCGATTCAACTGCCCGATGGTGAATGGATCCTCGGAGGATACCCCGTCGGTGGTTGGTCGGGATACTTGGACCAAGACCGGACCATGCTGATTCTCATGGTGGGGAGTTCGGCGATTATCGCGGTCCTGATAAGCTTTCTGGCTGGAGCGATCATGAAGTTGCGAACCTCTCGTGAACAGTTGAGGGAGCTGGATGAAGACAAAAATCGGCTGCTTTCCGTGATTGCTCATGATTTGCGTTCTCCGATTTCGGGAGTCTCTTCCCTTTCTCACGAGTTACTCGAGCCGGGCGATTCTCCATTGTCGGAAGATCAGCGGGAGATACTGGAGATGATTCACCAGAGCTCCAATGAAAGCCTTTTCCTTCTGGAAAATCTGCTGAACTGGGTCCGTTCCCGTGAGCATGGGAGGATGACGCACGCCGAGGAGGTTGACCTCGGCCTCTTGTGTGAGGATGTGAGATCGTCTTTCCAGCCCGCTTTGCGGAGTAAATCTCTCGTGGTTCACAATAAGGTTCCCGAGGGAACAAAAACCTTCTTTGACCGACGGATTCTCGAGACGGTCCTCCGCAATCTGACCTCGAATGCCATCAAGTATTCACCGAAAGGGTCTATGATCTTGATTGGCGTGGGAGAGGAAACCGACGAGACCATGGAGATCTTTGTGCGGGATGAGGGCGCAGGTATGAGCCCGCAGCGGATACGGGAAATACTGACCGCTGGCAGAAATCGAGCTTCCTTGCCGGTGGGGCGCGAGAAAGGATCGGGAATCGGGATTCTCATTTGCCGGGACCTTCTCCGCCGCGGTGGTCAGGAGATGCGGATCGAGAGTGAGGAAAAGAAAGGGACGACGGTCTGGTTCTCTCTGCCGAAACATTCTCCCTCGGGCGAGGAATGA
- a CDS encoding sensor histidine kinase → MNSNSLLPAWLKFLDFRAEDHLPIAEKIRRYITFGLSVSMAIGGLFFTVYNSLIGSDFLVPQNRLLFMGGVFGVVLTLIQMYRVSFAVISASAMVSFFVSSVLFDNGAENFLVTGIVATMFMFDNRLTRWSISVAEGAFFIYAKYLLYESCGMSNSGVSFLHHATNLVLFLLGLVAFLEVFRVVNRNYRQLLEEQHGQLEKQHKQLEEQATQMAEANDSKERLFAILGHDLRGPVGNVRSVLDLLRAGELTQKESEEFLEELGQEVGNLEGLLENLLGWASTQLQRIEPYPVDYSIRNQVEEVFRIQTEAAGRKKIQLVNDADEKHWVRADQAQIQTALRNLVSNGIKFTPGGGEVRIHTELRGGKVLIVVSDSGVGISEESIRAMRRGQIQKPRRGTHQEKGFGIGLRICDEFISANGDRLSISAEEGKGSVFYFSLPLGHLTE, encoded by the coding sequence ATGAATTCTAATTCGCTTTTACCGGCCTGGCTCAAATTTCTCGACTTTCGGGCCGAGGACCATCTGCCGATCGCAGAGAAGATCCGCCGGTACATTACTTTCGGGCTCTCCGTGTCGATGGCGATCGGAGGATTATTCTTCACGGTGTACAATTCTCTGATCGGGAGTGATTTTCTCGTTCCCCAAAATAGGCTTCTTTTTATGGGAGGGGTGTTTGGGGTAGTCCTGACTTTGATTCAAATGTACCGGGTCTCCTTTGCCGTGATTTCGGCTTCGGCCATGGTCTCGTTTTTTGTCTCGTCAGTTCTTTTCGATAATGGCGCGGAGAACTTCTTGGTCACCGGAATCGTGGCCACCATGTTCATGTTCGACAATCGGCTCACTCGCTGGTCGATCTCTGTCGCCGAGGGAGCCTTCTTTATCTATGCGAAGTATCTTCTGTATGAGAGCTGCGGAATGAGTAATTCGGGCGTCTCATTTTTACACCATGCGACCAATCTTGTTCTTTTTCTCCTCGGACTGGTCGCTTTCCTCGAGGTTTTCCGTGTCGTGAATCGCAACTATCGGCAGCTCCTCGAGGAACAGCATGGACAGTTGGAGAAACAGCATAAGCAGTTGGAGGAGCAAGCGACCCAGATGGCGGAAGCCAATGATTCCAAGGAGCGGCTTTTTGCGATCCTCGGCCATGATCTGCGAGGTCCGGTCGGTAATGTTCGGTCTGTGCTGGATCTGTTAAGGGCGGGGGAGTTGACCCAGAAGGAAAGTGAAGAATTCTTGGAAGAGTTGGGTCAAGAGGTTGGAAATCTGGAAGGGCTGCTGGAGAACCTTCTGGGATGGGCGTCTACCCAGTTGCAGCGAATCGAGCCGTATCCCGTCGATTATTCTATTCGGAATCAAGTGGAGGAGGTTTTTCGGATCCAAACCGAAGCGGCGGGTCGAAAGAAGATTCAATTGGTGAACGATGCCGACGAGAAACACTGGGTGCGGGCAGATCAGGCCCAGATTCAGACGGCACTCAGGAATTTGGTCTCGAACGGAATCAAATTTACTCCGGGAGGTGGAGAGGTTCGGATCCATACCGAGCTACGGGGAGGAAAGGTTCTCATCGTTGTATCCGATAGCGGGGTGGGGATTTCCGAAGAGTCGATTCGCGCTATGCGGCGGGGCCAAATCCAGAAGCCGAGACGGGGAACTCACCAGGAAAAGGGCTTCGGAATCGGGCTGCGAATTTGTGACGAATTCATCTCCGCGAATGGAGATCGTCTCTCTATCTCTGCAGAGGAAGGAAAGGGGAGCGTCTTCTATTTTTCTCTGCCGCTAGGTCATTTGACTGAATAG